The Apium graveolens cultivar Ventura chromosome 6, ASM990537v1, whole genome shotgun sequence genome contains a region encoding:
- the LOC141664333 gene encoding alpha-xylosidase 1-like, with the protein MFSFSPFLSSSTLLKTLLLLAALFVCCTKGSASTPTAPPKIGKGYRLISVAESPDGGLVGHLQVKQKNNIYGPDIPLLQLYVKHETDGRLRVHITDAEKQRWEIPYNLIPRDQPVSLKQSITSKSRNDPITVSEYSNSELIFSYTTDPFGFAVKRKSNGQTLFNSTSDPSDPFGNLVFKDQYIEISTKLPKDASLYGLGENTQPHGIKLYPNDPYTLYTTDISAINLNADLYGSHPVYMDLRNVGGDVNAHAVLLLNSNGMDVVYRESSLTYKVIGGVLDFYFFSGPTPLAVVDQYTEFVGRPAPMPYWSLGFHQCRWGYHNLSVVEDVVESYKKAKIPLDVIWNDDDHMDGHKDFTLNAKNYPRPKLLAFLDKIHKLGMKYIVIIDPGIGVNSSYGVYQRGLANDVFIKYHGKPFLAQVWPGAVNFPDYLNPKTVSWWADEVKRFHELVPVDGLWIDMNEPSNFCNGLCTMPVGRICPNGTGPGWICCLDCKNITSTKWDDPPYKINASGLQVPVGFKTIATSATHYNGVLEYDAHSLYGFSQSVATHKALQGLQGKRPFILSRSTYVGSGKYAAHWTGDNKGTWNDLKYSISTMLNFGIFGVPMVGSDICGFYPAPTEELCNRWIELGAFYPFSRDHANFYSPRQELYQWKSVAISARNALGMRYKLLPYLYTLAYEAHISGAPIARPLFFSFPNFTKSYGLSTQFLLGKSLMVSPVLDKAKTKVHALFAPGTWYSLFDMTQVIVVKEGHYRALDAPLHVINVHLYQNTILPMQQGGLISKEARMTPFSLVVTFPLGASDGEAKGNLYLDDDELPEMKLGNGYSTYVDFYASVSKGKVKVWSGVQESKFALEKGWFVEKVTVLGLNGIGSALEVEVDGIAAVDTSNVEFTATEHKSPDRLEDVNEYDDMKKGMMLEVKGLKLPIGKKFVMSWSMGIKG; encoded by the exons ATGTTCTCTTTTTCCCCATTCTTATCTTCTTCTACTCTCCTTAAAACTCTACTTCTTCTAGCAGCATTGTTTGTATGCTGCACAAAGGGCTCTGCTTCAACCCCCACCGCCCCACCCAAGATTGGTAAAGGCTACCGTCTCATCTCCGTCGCAGAATCCCCTGACGGTGGCCTTGTTGGCcaccttcaagtcaagcagaagAATAATATTTATGGCCCTGACATTCCCCTCTTACAACTCTACGTTAA ACACGAAACTGATGGGCGTTTGAGAGTTCACATAACTGATGCAGAAAAACAGAGATGGGAAATCCCATACAATCTTATACCCAGAGACCAACCAGTTTCATTAAAGCAAAGCATTACTAGTAAATCAAGAAATGACCCCATAACAGTTTCAGAATACTCAAACAGTGAGCTTATATTTAGTTACACCACAGACCCGTTTGGTTTCGCAGTCAAAAGAAAGTCAAACGGTCAAACCCTTTTTAACTCAACATCTGATCCATCCGACCCGTTTGGCAATCTGGTTTTCAAGGACCAGTACATAGAAATATCAACCAAGTTACCAAAAGATGCTTCACTCTATGGACTAGGAGAAAACACGCAGCCCCACGGTATTAAACTCTACCCAAACGACCCCTACACTTTGTACACAACGGACATATCGGCTATTAATTTAAATGCCGACTTGTATGGGTCACACCCGGTGTACATGGACCTAAGAAATGTGGGTGGTGACGTAAATGCCCATGCAGTGTTGTTGCTGAATAGTAATGGCATGGATGTGGTTTATAGGGAAAGTTCATTGACGTATAAAGTGATTGGGGGTGTTTTGGACTTTTACTTCTTCTCTGGACCCACACCACTTGCTGTTGTTGATCAGTATACTGAGTTTGTAGGACGCCCTGCTCCCATGCCCTACTGGTCACTAG GATTCCACCAATGCAGATGGGGCTACCACAACTTGTCTGTAGTTGAAGACGTTGTTGAGAGCTACAAGAAGGCCAAGATCCCTCTTGATGTCATCTGGAATGACGATGATCATATGGATGGGCACAAGGACTTCACCCTCAATGCTAAGAACTATCCTCGTCCAAAGCTGTTGGCATTTCTTGATAAAATTCATAAACTAGGGATGAAGTATATTGTTATCATAGATCCTGGTATTGGTGTAAATTCCAGTTACGGTGTCTACCAAAGAGGTCTAGCTAACGACGTCTTTATCAAATATCATGGCAAACCTTTCCTAGCTCAAGTTTGGCCTGGAGCTGTAAACTTTCCTGATTATTTAAACCCGAAAACTGTTTCATGGTGGGCTGATGAAGTTAAACGGTTTCATGAACTTGTACCAGTTGATGGCTTGTGGATTGACATGAATGAACCTTCAAATTTCTGTAATGGTTTGTGCACAATGCCGGTGGGAAGAATATGTCCCAATGGAACTGGACCTGGTTGGATCTGCTGCTTGGACTGCAAGAACATCACAAGCACAAAATGGGATGACCCCCCTTACAAAATTAATGCTTCTGGATTGCAGGTTCCAGTAGGTTTCAAGACCATAGCAACCAGTGCAACTCACTACAATGGAGTCTTGGAGTATGACGCTCATAGTTTATATGGTTTCTCTCAGTCTGTTGCAACTCACAAGGCACTTCAAGGACTTCAGGGAAAGCGTCCGTTTATATTATCACGCTCCACTTATGTTGGTTCAGGAAAGTATGCTGCTCATTGGACTGGTGATAACAAGGGTACTTGGAATGACCTAAAGTACTCAATTTCTACCATGTTGAATTTCGGCATCTTCGGGGTTCCAATGGTTGGCTCAGATATATGTGGATTCTATCCAGCTCCCACTGAAGAGCTCTGCAACCGTTGGATTGAACTCGGTGCTTTCTATCCTTTCTCTAGAGATCATGCAAATTTCTATTCCCCAAGACAGGAGCTTTATCAGTGGAAGTCTGTGGCTATTTCAGCTCGGAATGCTTTGGGAATGAGGTATAAGCTCCTCCCGTACCTGTACACATTGGCGTATGAAGCACATATTAGTGGTGCTCCAATTGCTAGGCCTCTATTCTTCTCTTTCCCCAATTTCACAAAGTCATATGGCTTGAGCACACAGTTCTTGTTAGGAAAGAGTCTAATGGTATCTCCGGTTCTAGACAAGGCCAAGACAAAGGTCCATGCTCTTTTTGCTCCAGGTACTTGGTATAGTTTGTTTGACATGACACAAGTAATTGTAGTCAAAGAAGGCCACTATCGCGCCCTTGATGCTCCCTTGCATGTGATCAATGTTCATCTATATCAGAACACTATTCTCCCAATGCAGCAAGGCGGACTCATATCCAAAGAAGCAAGAATGACACCTTTCAGCCTAGTAGTGACCTTTCCTTTAGGTGCTAGTGATGGAGAAGCGAAAGGAAACCTGTACCTCGACGATGATGAGCTTCCTGAAATGAAACTTGGAAATGGCTACTCTACGTATGTTGATTTCTACGCAAGTGTAAGCAAAGGAAAGGTGAAGGTGTGGTCAGGTGTCCAGGAGAGCAAGTTTGCATTGGAGAAGGGCTGGTTTGTTGAGAAAGTCACTGTCTTAGGATTGAATGGCATTGGAAGTGCACTTGAGGTCGAAGTCGATGGAATTGCAGCTGTTGATACCTCTAATGTGGAGTTCACTGCAACAGAACATAAGTCTCCTGATAGATTAGAAGATGTGAATGAATATGATGATATGAAGAAGGGTATGATGCTTGAAGTTAAAGGGTTAAAATTGCCAATTGGGAAAAAGTTTGTCATGTCATGGAGCATGGGAATCAAAGGCTGA